From the genome of Methanothrix soehngenii GP6:
GTCGCGATTGCCTGATAAAGGTCATCTATATTCGATCCCTCTAAAGCAGAGATTGGGACGATGGAATGCTGGGGAAAGGCAGCGCTGATTCTGGAGGGGGAAGCATTGGGCAGGTCCATCTTATTGGCCACAATAAGAAGAGGCAACTTTCTCGCTTCCATATTGCCTATCACTGTCACATTGACCTGGGTGTAGGGGTCTTCGGTCGAGTCCATAACCAACAATACACCATCCAGGTCGTCTAACCATTTGATGGCCTCTATAACCCCTTCCGTGGCCTCCTTGGCTCTTTTCTTGGATTCAGTCTCTGAGAGCCCAAAGGCCATAAACTCCTTAAAATCGATCTTTGTCGCCATCCCCGGCGTATCAACTATATCCAGCTCGATGCTAGATCCATTGGCATTGATGACAAGCCCTTCTCTCCTCATCGCCCTGCGGGTCTCGTGAGGAATCGGAGAGACCGTTCCAATAGCATCTCCTGTGCTCCAATCCTTTAGTATTCGATTGGCCAGAGTGGTCTTTCCGGCATTAGGCGGGCCATACAATCCGATCCTGGCCCTCTTCTTCTTGAAGATCTTTCTTATCCAGCCTCCAAGGTTCTCCCTGAAGCTGCTCATGAAACCCATATACTACCTCAGATCAGACTAGGACATATCTGTACTAATAATTTTCCATGTCTTATCTATATTTTTTGTCTGATGGAGAGATAGCATGGATGCCCTGGGCCGGACAGCAGGATACAAAGCCATCGAACTGGCCGCTGCTGCGCAACCTCTTCCAGGCGTCCTTAAGCGATACCTCGCGTATATCGTCATAGCTATCCTGCATGTATGGACAGGCCCTGACCCTGCCGTCAACTGCCACATGCATCCATCTCCTTCCCGCCATGCACCCCAGCATCTGGCCTTCGAAATAGGTATTTGCAAAAAGACGGGGACCACCTGGTGTGGAATTGATCTTGCGGTAGATGTTTATGATCTTCTCCCTCTCGATCTGGGTGAGAGCCTGCTCAGGGCTTTTTGGCATGCCCTCCCAAACGGAGAGCTCCTGGACCCCCAGCTCTGTGGCCAGCTCATAAAGCTCCATTATCCTGTCCACCTGGCCGGAGAGAATGTGGCAGGACATGGTTACCAACAGGCCGGTATCAAGAGCAATGCGAATCGCCTCCAGTGCTTTGGCATGAGCGCCTGCAACGCCCCTCACTCGATCGTGCTCCTCAGGATTGATGCTGTAGACCCCGATTATCAGATTATAGAGCCCTGCCTCTCGGAGTTTGACTGCCTTTTCCACTGTCATCTCCAGGCCTGGGGTGAACAGATTAACCACTGCCTTCTCCGGGTCCACATGCCTTATCAACTCAAAGATGTCCTCTCTGAGGAGAGGATCTCCCTCGGTAAAGGTTATGATACATGTTCCCATATCCAGGGCCTGGTCGATGACCCTCTTGATCTCTTCCGAGCTCAGTTCACCCTCGCCCTCTTTTATCAGACAGTGGTCGCATTTGGCGCCGCAGCTCCTGGTGACCTCAATGGAGACGGTCTGGGGTACAGGTCTTCCTATTGCGGTCTTGGCCTCATTTACCAGCAGCCTCTTGAATGGGCCGCTGGGAATGGGTGGAAGCCAGGTGCTGGCAACCAGATCCTTCAGCCTGACCTGGGCAGGCTTCTCCTCTTCTAGCCTCTGGTTTACCATATTCAAAACCGGCTGGATCATTCGCGCCAGGGCGCCCTGGGCTTGCAGGGCCCGAGCGTCCCTATCAAAGTCCACACAAAGAGCGGGCGTCTTGATAAGCTGGGTCATTGGAACCCCTTTTCTCAGTGCAGTTATAGAGTTATCGCCCAGAGGAAGGGCCTGGATGAAGCTATTTAGAGAGCCGGCTGGAATTATAAGAGATAAGATTAAATCGATCCATCCTCCTATACCAAAATGGTGTTGACAAAGTGTCTGAAGTTGTACTGGCCTATTCCGGTGGCCTGGATACATCGGTTTGCATTCCTCTCCTCCGGGAGCGCTACGGATTTGATAAAATAGTTACCGTTCTGGTGGACGTCGGCCAACCAAGGTCGGATATAGAACGAGGGAACCTGAGGGCAAAGCAGCTGGCAGATGAGCATTATACTATAGATGCCAGGGAGGAGTTCGTGGAGAAATGCCTCTTCCCCCTGATCAAGGCCAACGGCTCATATGAGGGATACGTTCTAGGAACGGCCATTGCTCGTCCCCTCATCGCCAGCAAATCGGCGGAGATTGCTGATAAGCTGGGGATAAAGAACCTGGCCCACGGATGCACCGGCCGCGGCAACGATCAGCTCCGCTTCGAGGCCATATTCAGGGCCACGGATTGTCGGGTGATAGCTCCCATGAGAGAGCTGGACCTGGCTCGCGAGTGGGAGATAGACTATGCGCGCGAGCACGGCATCGATGTGCCTGTGACCAAAGATAAGCCCTGGTCTATCGATGAGAACATCTGGTCTCGGTCGATTGAAGGGGGAAAGCTCGAGGATCCCTACTTCGAGCCGCCGGAGGAGATCTATGGCTGGACGAAGACCCCTAGCTCTGACCGGTCCGCCCAGATAGTTGAGATCGGATTCAAAGAGGGCGTGCCCGTCTCATTGGATGGAAAGCAGATGAACGGCATGGAGCTGATCGAGAAGCTCAATCAGATCGGCGGCGAGCACGGCGTGGGCAGGACGGACATGATCGAGGACCGGGTTATGGGGCTGAAGGCGCGAGAGAATTATGAGCATCCTGCGGCCACCATCCTCCTGACGGCCCATAAGGATCTGGAGCGCCTGGTATTATCTCGCAATGAGCTCCGCTTCAAGGTCATGGTGGACGAATTCTGGTCTGAGCTGGCTTATATGGGCCTGGTGGAGGATCCCCTCTATGCCGACCTGAATGCCTTCGTTGACCAGTCCCAAAAGAGGGTGAACGGCTCGGTAAAGATAAAGCTCTTCTGCGGCAGCGCCATTTCAGTAGGCCGCCAGTCTCCGGATGCCCTTTATTCCCAGGATATGGTCTCCTTCGATTCCCAAACTTTAAGCCAAAAGGATGCAGAGGGCTTTGCCAAGTATCATGGCTTCCAAGCCAGGCTATTGAAGAGGAAGGGAAGGTAAAGGAGAGCATTTATTTGATATCGCCTCCATACAATACCGATATGTCCAAACTGGTGATATCTGAAGAGGCCAGATATGAGGATCTGGCAGATCTCGCAATAGCCCTCAATGAGATCGTTCGGCTTCCTGTAACCATGAGAGGATTGAAATATCCAGGCGTTCGGGTGGAGAACGGCAAGGTCGTGGATGGGAACTATACCGGCCCCATCCTGGAAGAGGTCATAAGAACCGGGAAGGCCATTCGAACCATTCCAAAGAGCGGTGCCTTTAAGGGCGTTCCAGTATCAGTTGCACCCATAGTGGTGGAGGGACGGACTGTTGCCGCCATCGGCATAGTGGATGTGATTGGAACGATCGATATCCCAGAAGTCTTCGGGGCCTATGCTGATGTAGTAGCTCAGGTTAGAGGGAAGGCTCCTGAGAAAAAATGAGGATTCGAAAAGCAGAGCCAAAGGATCTGCCACAGATGGTGCAGATCGAATCGCTCTGCTTTCCGGATGATACAGCCTTTCCGCCGGGGATGTTTGCCTACCTGATCCGTTATGCAGTGGCGATAGTCGCCTGTGAGCCTGAGGATCAGATATTGGGATTCATAATCGGATATAACAGCGGGAATGCAGGAGCGGTCTACACTCTGGATGTCCATACCGGCTACCGAAGGAGGGGAATTGGCAAAGAGCTATTGCTGTCCCTGGAGAAGAGGCTCGCTATGATGGGTGCCAGGGCTATTCGCCTGGAGGCCTCCCTGGAGAAGCCAGAGGCTATCGAGCTCTACCGCAAGGCAGGGTACAGGGAAAGGGAGATTGTCCGGAACTACTACGGCCGGGGATGCCATGCTGTGCGGATGTGGAAGATCCTGCAGCCTTTAAGCTCGCTGCCTGGAATTGATAGTGCATGACTTTTATCTCAAATGCCGCTTATTCTTTCTCTGGTGGGCTTAGCCCTAAATCTGAGACTCTATTAGTTTAATGGTAGTGCTTGCTGGCCTGGATTACCGATAAACTGGGTATCAGGATTCAGATCTGCTATTGAATCGTTTATATAGGTTCTTGAAAAGTATAGACATCGGAGAGAGCGAAAATTAGATATAAATGAGATTGAGAGCAAAAGAAGTTCGGGGTGTGAAGTGTGATAAAAGAATATACTAAAGGCAAGCTTTGCCAATATCTAATAACATTCATTCTCTGTGGGCTGCTGATTCCCAGTAGCGTCTCGGCCCAGTGCGGAGACTGTGACGACAGAAATCCCTGTACCAAGGACTTCTGCAATGGAACGAAATGCGAGCATACTCCTCAGAGCTGCTTTGAGGACTCATTCATGGAATATGATGATTCCGGCGAGACTTTCAATGGCAGCATGGGTAGGAATGCAAGTGGCTACAATGCCACCATGGGAGTGCAGTTCCAGGGGACCGGCGAGGTTCAGACTCCTGCTCCCATAATCTGCGAGGACTACAATCTCTGTACCATCGATTATAGCGGCCCTGCAGGCTGCACACATGATCCTGTGAGCTGCGACGATGGCAATCCCCTAACCACCGATTACTGCACAGCAACAGGTTGCATTAACGATCCAGTAAACTGTGATGATGGCAATCCCTGCACAAGCGATTACTCGAGTCTGGCGGGCTGCATGCACGATCCTGTAAGCTGCGACGACTCCAATCCATGCACTACCGATAGTTGTGGGGCAATGGGCTGCGTTAACGATCCGGTGAACTGTGATGATGCCAGTGAGGATGTTCGCTCATACTGCGGTTGCCCCTCTCAGCCGGACAGGTTTGATGCCGGCTTTCTAACGCCTCAGAATGAAACCCTTTCTGCCATTCAGCCGAATTTGGAGAATTATGCAGATGGCAATGCCACCCAAGAGGAGAATTTCACCCAAGAAGGGAATGAGAGTGGTAGCTTAGAGATGGATGTCAACACCAAGGATGAGGGCAATGAAACCGAGATCATCTCCCTGTCCCCAATATGCGACTGCATCAATGACAGCGCTCAGGAATGCTGCAGTAGTGTTGGCTCAAATGGGAATGAAACCTCTGAGAATTCCAGCGCAGCCGATGGGCATCTGATGGTGGCTTCCAACTACACCCAAGCTTCAGACTGCGATGATGGCGATCCATGCACCGATGACCATTTCGTCAATGGCAAGTGCATGCATTATACGAAGACCTGTAACGACAATATACCCTCAAACTTCGATTATTGCTATCAGGGGGATTGCGTTCATTCTCCGATAAACTGCGATGACGGAGACAAATGCACCATCGATTCCTATAACGGGACGGCATGCGTGCATAGCCCAAGGAACTGCGACGATGGCAATCCCTGCACCGAGGACTCCTGCAATAAGCTCGCAGGATGCCAGAATATGGAGATAAATCATGATAACAACTACTGCACAGTGGAATGCGAAAATGGCAATCCGGTCTTCAAGCCGCTGATATGCGATGATGGCAATCCCTGGACCAAGGACTACTGCGATAAGTCCCGCGGTTGTGTTCATGTGCCGATATGCGGTCCATACCGCCATTACTGCAACCCATATAGCCACCATCTGCCTGCAGACTACCACTATCCCTACCTCGATTTCTATTATCCCGTCAACTACTATCCGTACAGGGTTGCACCTATCGTATCAGCACCAAAAGTTGCTGTACCGAGCGCGGCAATATCAAAAGCCGCGGCAACTAGTGCTGCCACTCCTCAGACAAAATCCTATAACATAAGCGCCGGGACGGTAATTACTCTCCCCTGGAATCATACAGTCACTGCCCTTGATGCACTGCAGGTAGAGAATGGTGTCGCCCTCTCAAGCGGATCGGGCATCCGGTTCTCAAGACAGATGGGCATGAGCAAGGTCTACCAGCTTCCGGACAGCCAGAATATCTTCGATCGGGCGGAGATGGTAGGTCTCTCCTGGCCTGCGAACAGCAGCCCATTCACTTTAACTCTAATTCAGCCCAATGGGACCACTCTATCTGTTCAGGATGGCGACGAGAATGCACTGCATCTCACCGGCTCCAACTACAACTACTACTTCCTGAGAAATCCGGCCGAGGGATACTGGACAGTTGTGGTCACGCCCACTCAAACCGCTCCCAATGGGACAGGATTTTCCCTGATCAGCGGGCTGGTGAAGGGAATAGTCCCTCCAAACAAGTCGTGAATAGCAGGCGAATACTATCGAGCGATGAAATAGAAGCTGGGTCATGATCTGGCCCAGTCGGTCTTTTTTCTCTTCCTTAAGGGGCTCTGCGGGCATCAATTCTCCTCTTGGAATCGCCGTATGCATATAGGCCGGCAAAGAGCAATCTTGGACCGGCGAAGAAGACCGCCGATCAGGCCATCCCTGCAATAAGAATACGCATCCTGTAGCCGATACGACTCTCATGTCGGAAGGAGAGGGATCGGTCCACATCTCCGTTTTATAATTATAGTATGCAAGACATGGGCATCAATGATCCGGACTAATCTTTTTATACTTCCAGATCTCTATTAAATCCTGGTTTATAGCAATGGGGGAAATGGAAAATTTTTGAAGAATGTGTTGCGCATGGAAGCGCACGAACGCGGTGATGGTCTTTGAGGTCGATAGTCAAGGGATCTGTGGGCACAATCGTTGGTGAGACCACACCTACTGCATTTAAGTTTCTCATAAGTAAAGAGGTTGGACGGGGCACATACATAAAAGCCAAAGGAGATGGCAGGGAGTGGATCTTAGCCCAGATTGAGGACATAAAAAGGTCTAACACTGCTTATACCGTAAACCAGCTCAATGATGCAGCCAGGAACTACGACTCCAGAGAGATGATGATCGCTGAGTCGAGGGTGATTGGCGTGGAAAGCAATGGCAAGCTGCGCCTCCCCACCAGCCCAGCCCGCCCTGGAGAGTCGGTATTCTTGGCCGATGAGAAGCTGATCAAGGCAACCCTCGGCCTATCTAAAGGCGACATGTACATAGGCATGCTGAAAGGCTACGATATCCGGGTGGAGATGGATGCCAATACCCTGGTGCAAAAGCACTGTAGCGTTCTGGCAAAGACCGGTTCGGGAAAATCCTATACAGCAGCTGTGATACTTGAAGAGCTCCTGGACAGGAAGGTGGCACTGCTGGTGATCGATCCTCATGGGGAGTACGCCTCCATGAAAGAGCCGAACAACGTGGGCGATTTCAGCAAATATAAGGTCAAGCCCCGGGGATATGATATCACTGTCTATACTCCAGGGGAGATGGCCATGAATCCCAGGGCGGACAGGCCATTTCGCTTCAATTCATTGAACCTCTCGGCAAGAGAGGTGGCGAAGATGATTCCCAATGAGAGCAGCAGCAGCGGCCAGCTGGGACTGCTCTATGAGGCCATCAGCGCCTTGAGAGCGGAGACGGATGCCTACACCCTGGAGGATATCATAGAGCAGGTGGTGAGGAGCAACTCCAAGGTGAAGTGGAATCTGGTGGGCCAGCTGGAGTCTCTCCTGGAGCTGGGGCTCTTCTCCGGTACGGCGACGCCATGCGACGAGTTGCTCAGGCCTGGGAGGGCGGCAGTTATCGATATGACTGGGATCATACCTGAGCTTCAGGCCATGATCGTCGCCCGTCTGCTGACCGATATCTTCGAGGCCCGAAAGCGCAGGCTGATCTCTCCTGGAATGGTGGTGGTGGAAGAGGCGCATAACTATATTCCCGAGCGGGGGACAGGAAATGCGGCATCCACCAATATCGTCCGCACCATTGCCGCTGAAGGGCGCAAGTTCGGCCTGGGACTGATGATCATCAGCCAGAGGCCGGCCAGGGTGGACAAGAACGTCATATCTCAGTGCAACACCCAGATCATTATGAGGGTAACCAATCCCAATGACCTCAAGGCGTTAAGCAAGGGCCTGGAGGGCATGACCACTGACCTGGAGGAAGAGATCAAGAGGTTGCCCGCTGGTGTGGCTATGCTGGTGAGCAATGAGATAGAAAGGCCGATCACTGTCAACATTCGACCGAGAAAATCGAGGCACGGCGGGGTCAGCACCGAGATAGTATCCCGGGAGAAGGCGAAAGCCTCCTCCGTCCAGCCAGCAAGAGCTCTGGAGAAGCGATCAAGGCCTCAATCCCCGGAAAGCTCTGGGAACGAGAAGCCAGTTCGAAGCAAGAAGAGCCAGAGCAGCGGCGGGCTGCTGAAAAAGGTCTTCGGCAGGGCTTGAGTCAATCAGTTCAATTGACAGACCTGGCCGGATCTAATCGCTCTCTCCCTCGTACTTGAACGAGAGGCAGACCTTCGCCCTGTACTCGGCGATCTTCCCATTATCCAGCCTGACGTCCAGCTCCTTGACCTCAGCAATGCGAAGGTCTCTGAGGGTCTTGGTTGCCCTGTCGACTACTGTCTTGACGGCATCTTCCCAGCTGGTAGTCGAGGTCCCAACTAGCTCAATTACTTTGTATACGTCTCCGGTCATATCCTTCACTCCTTAAATTTTAATCAATTATTGGTTCTTTTAGTTGATATATTTTCCTGATCTTTTTCGATTAATAGCAGCAAAAGCCTGAAATAATATCCTTCCAACCTCTGGCTAAAAGGAGAGAGGCTATAGTGACCGGTATTTTTGGCAATTCTTCGAAAAGCGCTTCAATTTCAGGCAATTCTCCATTCAAGGAGGCGGTGGGAATTGACGACCTGGCAGTCTATATTCCCCAGCTTTACCTTCCTTTAGAGGGGGAGTTCTCCCGCCGGCGAGAGATCGATCCAGGCAAGCTCACCCGAGGAATCGGAATAGAGAGGATGGCCATTCCCGATGCCCATGAGGACGCAGCCACCATGGCCGCCATGTCACTTCTCGAACTGATGCGCCGCTGCGACCTATTGCCCGAGGATATTGGAAAAATTCATATTGGCACGGAGTCTGCGGTCGACGAGGCCAAAGCGATTGGAACCTATGTCATCGGCATGCTGGAGAAGGTATATGGCCCTGGCTCATTTCAGCACTGCTCCACGGTGGAGTTCAAGTCGGCCTGCATCGGCACAACTCTGGCTCTGGAGAGCATCAGCTACTGGGTGGCTGCCGATGAGGGCGAAAGGGTCGGGGTGGTCATAGCCTCTGATGTGGCCAAATACCCACTGGGCTCCTCTGGAGAATACACTCAGGGGGCAGGAAGCGTCTCATTGCTGGTCAAGAAAAATCCGAGGATTGCCGCTTTAGAGCAGATCTATGGCTGCTTTACTCGGGATGAAAACGACTTCTTCCGCCCGACAGGCTGCACAATGGCCACGGTCAATGGCAAGCATAGCAACCAGTGTTACCTCGATGCCATGCAGGGAGCATTTGCATCATTTGCTGCCAAAGCTGCTCGCAAGGGCATAATCAGTCCAAAGAATGGGGAGTGCACCACCGACTGGATCGACCACCTTCTCTTCCATATCCCTTATCCCAGAATGATCGAGTATGCATCTGCCGCTATATTCCGGCAAGACTGGAAGAACAGCAGCCGGTGGAGTGATGTTGAGGCGGAGATCGGACCGGAGCCCGAGGCTGGAAATTATGATGATCTCGAGAGGTATCGGCTCGACCTGGCCCGCTATGCCCGGAGCTTTGCTCGGTCCAGGCAGTTTCTGGAGGCTTATAATGCCAGGGTTATAGATTCGGCAGCTCTCTCTCGTTCCATTGGGAATATCTATACCGGTTCGATCTATCTGGGCCTGGCCAGCCTCCTGGAGTTGCAGAAGCTTCGAGCGCATGAGAGGCTTTGCTTTGGGGCTTACGGAAGCGGATGTTCAGCCCTGGTCTTCTCGGCGCGGGTCAGCTCGGAGTTCTCTTCTGTACCGTCAAGGGACCTGTTTGAGAGGCTGGAGAAGAGAAGGGAAATATCCCTGGAGGAGTATGAATTGCTGCATGAGGGAGTGAGAAAGGAGAGCCTGATCCAGCCTTCAGGGGAGTTCGCTCTGGCCCAGATCGACCACCAGGGATACCGGCATTACGAGTATATGAGTTGAGGCTGAAATCGTAGGCTGCAGTCGGAGAACTGCACTTTTTTTTTAATGGGATCAGCTGATTCAAATTCCCGTGATGCTCGGGATCTTCCTTCTTCTGAAAAATCAGATCTTTATTAACTCAATGCTTCCATCATCTTTCCCTTGAATATGTGAGAATGCAACCGAAAGCTATAATATATACTAATAATATTTGCAAAATTAATACTAATTAACACTAAATGTCTAATGTGATGGCATGAGAAGACATTGGAGAAGCATACTGTGCATACTGATATCCCTAGTTGCATCCTTCAGTGCGACCTCGGGCGATCGGGATGATGAGAGACCCGCATTAGGAGTCTTTGGTAACGCCAACCTGGATGACAGGATAGATGAAAAAGACATTGCATACACTCAGGAGGTCATCGCTGGTAGAATGACGTCTAACAACCTAACCGATGCCAATTATGATGGCAAGATCGATGAAGATGACATAACTCAGATCGAGAAGATAATAAGAGGGGAAGAGGAGGAGCTTACAGTCGTCTCGGAGAGCAACTGGGATGAATATAATGCAGTGACGATTAAAAAACCGGTTAAAACCGTCTTGACCCGGTTTTTTGACTCTGCTGAAGTTCTTCGCATATTTGATTCAACCGATATGATACTTGCCGTGGGATGCAAAAATTTTCAGGAGAATTCACTTTTCTTTCCTGAGCTGAGCCGTCTGCCCTACGTCGCAGATACACGCACCAGTGAGCTTGATAACGAGTATATCCTAAGCATGAATCCCGACATCTTTCTGGGATGGTACAAAGAGGATCGCGAGAAGCTACCGGGAATCAATCTGATCCATTCAAAGCTCTGGGGCCTCAACTCCTCCCGTGATATCAGAAAGCTCGGTTATATCTTGGACAAGGAGAATGAGGCAGAGGAATATATAAAATGGCATGATAATTGCATAAACAAGATCAAGGAGGAGGTCGATGAGATACCCCTTGATGATAGACCTCGCGTCCTCGTTGCCCTTCCCAAGCCCGGCGGCGTATTTGGCGTATACAGAGGAGAGGGAGGCACAACCGGAATGGATGATCTGATGACACTGATACCCGTAAACTCCATCGGTCAGCTGTTGCCGACGAAAGATTATGAGGAGGTAGATACGGAATGGGTGATAGAGCAGAATCCCGATATCATCATCATTGCATCCAATCTGATAGAGGCGAAAGGGGGAGGCTCATTTGCCGGTTATGATCTGGACGATCCATCTCAGATGGCAAGAGAGAGGGAGGACTTTTTAAGCCGACCAGAGTTGGCAGAGGTCAATGCGGTTAAGAACGGCCGGGTCTATATGATGGAGTACAAGCTATTCTCCTACAGCCAGTCTATGATAGTAGGGGCGGCATATCTAGCAAAGTGGATCTATCCCGATCTGGACTTGAATCCAGAAAAGATTCATCAGGAGTACCTCAGCAGGTTCCAGCATCTGGATTATGACCTAAATGAGCATGGAGTATTTGCTTATCCGCCTATTGAGATCGAAGGCGGCTTGGCTGGGATACCAGATAGATTTGCGGGCCAGATTTGAGACCTCAGAGAATGCGCTGGTGTTCCCTGAAATCTCATAATTTTTTGCAGTACTCCTGCGCCTAGTAGAGGGACCTCGATCGTTGTGCTTGGCAAATCCTTGAAATCGCTTCATTTCGGTCAACGGCGCATTAAATAAAGTGTGATGTATCTTATTCACACGTTCTATTATGTAAAAATGGTTTATAGATATTGTTTTTCGGCAAAAGTACTTAATCTTATACGTAGCAGTTGTTCTCCATGGAAGCACTGTCATCCATCATGGAAAAGCTGGCCCGCCCCCAGAAATATCTCGTCGGCAGCAATTCCCGCCAAGCAGACCATGCGGCTCTGGAGCTGGAGACGGCAAAGGAGATCCTGGCTGAGGTCTTCAGGATCAGGACGTCGGAGGTGGATGAGATGATTCTGGGCCGTTTAGAAGAGGCTCTAATCATCCCTGATCGCTCGAAGGGAGATGGTCTTTGGCCGCGGGAGTTCCGGCTGGATGGCTGAGCGCTCTTTTTGCAGATTTATGTCACTCTTCAGTCCTTTTCCAGCTCCCTCTCCTTTTTCCGGATCACTTCTTCCATCCTGCAGCTGTGCAGCTCAGTCACTCCGTGAGCCTCCAGGGCCTGCACCTCCTCTTCCTGGAAGGACTGCAGCCTTTCCATGAGCAGATCGAAGTTCACTTTGTGGCCGTCGAACTCCGGGCCCTCCACACAGGCCAGCCTCATCTGGCCGTCAACCTCCACCCGGCAGCTGCCGCACATTCCCGTGCCGTCGATCATGATGGGGTTCAGGCTAACTATGGTCTTGATCCCGAGGGGCTTGGTGATCTCGCTAACCCTCTTCATCATGGGCACCGGTCCGATAGCCACCACCACATCCGGAGTCTCCCTATCCAGCACCTCCATCAATAGGTCAGTGACCAGAGCATTACGTTCAATGGTGCCGGTATCTGTGCAGACCAGCAGCTCATCGGAGACTGTTTCCATCTCTCGTCTCAGGATGATCAGCTCCTCATTTCTTGCTCCGATGATGCTAATCACCCTGCTTCCTCTGCTTTTGAGCTTCCTGGCAATAGGATAGAGAACGGCAACGCCCGTGCCCCCGCCAACGCATATCGCCGTCCCCACCGCCTCCATCTCAGTAGGTCGGCCCAGGGGTCCAACCACATTCTGATAGGAGTCTCCCACCTGAAGGGTCTTGAAAAGGGCTGTGGACCAGCCCACAACGGAGAATATGATGGTAATGGTCCCAATCTCCGGATTGGCATCCGAGATCGTCATCGGCACCCTCTCCCCTAATTCATTTGCCCTGAGCATCACAAACTGCCCGGGCTGGGCGGTGCGGGCGATCTTTGGCGCCTCAATCTCATTGAGCACCATCCTCCCCCCTGCCATCTCCTCTCGCCGAACTATCCTGTTCATCCCGCCTCCTGGCGATTTGCCAGTCTAATGCCATTCTGTTTTTGCAGATAAATGAAATTGATTCGATTATTGAGAAGTAGTGTATCTCGTTATGAGATATAACAATTGGCTTATCATTCCAGACAGAAGTAAGTAGCGTGAGGATCTTACAGTGAAATTTGCAGGATATTATTGTTTGCGGGAAATATTTGCGCCCCTAAATCTTCAAAGCCTTGAGCATAAATGATGAAGAGGAAAGAAAGAGAGATGGGCCACCGAGGGCTTAAAAAAATTGAGGAGCAAAAGAGCGTCCACCCCCCCGCTCAGGCCGTCTTCATCTCCGCCGCCTCCTCCAGACCCAGCTCCTTGATCGAATCCTCTCTCATCTTGTACTTCTGAATCTTTCCGCTGACCGTCATGGGGAAATCGTCCACGAACTTGATATATCTGGGAATCTTGAAGTGCGCGATTCTGCCCTTGCAGAAGGCTTTGATCTCCTCTTGGTTGGCAGATGCGCCATTCTTAAGCTTGATCCAGGCCATCAGCTCCTCGCCATACTTCTTGTCCGGAACGCCGATCACCTGCACATCGCTGATGGCGGGGTGAGTATAGAGGAACTCCTCGATCTCTCGGGGATAGATGTTCTCTCCTCCTCGAATCACCATGTCCTTGAGCCTGCCGGT
Proteins encoded in this window:
- a CDS encoding Era-like GTP-binding protein, with protein sequence MGFMSSFRENLGGWIRKIFKKKRARIGLYGPPNAGKTTLANRILKDWSTGDAIGTVSPIPHETRRAMRREGLVINANGSSIELDIVDTPGMATKIDFKEFMAFGLSETESKKRAKEATEGVIEAIKWLDDLDGVLLVMDSTEDPYTQVNVTVIGNMEARKLPLLIVANKMDLPNASPSRISAAFPQHSIVPISALEGSNIDDLYQAIATHFG
- a CDS encoding radical SAM/SPASM domain-containing protein, translated to MTQLIKTPALCVDFDRDARALQAQGALARMIQPVLNMVNQRLEEEKPAQVRLKDLVASTWLPPIPSGPFKRLLVNEAKTAIGRPVPQTVSIEVTRSCGAKCDHCLIKEGEGELSSEEIKRVIDQALDMGTCIITFTEGDPLLREDIFELIRHVDPEKAVVNLFTPGLEMTVEKAVKLREAGLYNLIIGVYSINPEEHDRVRGVAGAHAKALEAIRIALDTGLLVTMSCHILSGQVDRIMELYELATELGVQELSVWEGMPKSPEQALTQIEREKIINIYRKINSTPGGPRLFANTYFEGQMLGCMAGRRWMHVAVDGRVRACPYMQDSYDDIREVSLKDAWKRLRSSGQFDGFVSCCPAQGIHAISPSDKKYR
- a CDS encoding argininosuccinate synthase encodes the protein MSEVVLAYSGGLDTSVCIPLLRERYGFDKIVTVLVDVGQPRSDIERGNLRAKQLADEHYTIDAREEFVEKCLFPLIKANGSYEGYVLGTAIARPLIASKSAEIADKLGIKNLAHGCTGRGNDQLRFEAIFRATDCRVIAPMRELDLAREWEIDYAREHGIDVPVTKDKPWSIDENIWSRSIEGGKLEDPYFEPPEEIYGWTKTPSSDRSAQIVEIGFKEGVPVSLDGKQMNGMELIEKLNQIGGEHGVGRTDMIEDRVMGLKARENYEHPAATILLTAHKDLERLVLSRNELRFKVMVDEFWSELAYMGLVEDPLYADLNAFVDQSQKRVNGSVKIKLFCGSAISVGRQSPDALYSQDMVSFDSQTLSQKDAEGFAKYHGFQARLLKRKGR
- a CDS encoding DUF2111 domain-containing protein, which gives rise to MSKLVISEEARYEDLADLAIALNEIVRLPVTMRGLKYPGVRVENGKVVDGNYTGPILEEVIRTGKAIRTIPKSGAFKGVPVSVAPIVVEGRTVAAIGIVDVIGTIDIPEVFGAYADVVAQVRGKAPEKK
- a CDS encoding GNAT family N-acetyltransferase, translated to MRIRKAEPKDLPQMVQIESLCFPDDTAFPPGMFAYLIRYAVAIVACEPEDQILGFIIGYNSGNAGAVYTLDVHTGYRRRGIGKELLLSLEKRLAMMGARAIRLEASLEKPEAIELYRKAGYREREIVRNYYGRGCHAVRMWKILQPLSSLPGIDSA
- a CDS encoding helicase HerA domain-containing protein, encoding MRSIVKGSVGTIVGETTPTAFKFLISKEVGRGTYIKAKGDGREWILAQIEDIKRSNTAYTVNQLNDAARNYDSREMMIAESRVIGVESNGKLRLPTSPARPGESVFLADEKLIKATLGLSKGDMYIGMLKGYDIRVEMDANTLVQKHCSVLAKTGSGKSYTAAVILEELLDRKVALLVIDPHGEYASMKEPNNVGDFSKYKVKPRGYDITVYTPGEMAMNPRADRPFRFNSLNLSAREVAKMIPNESSSSGQLGLLYEAISALRAETDAYTLEDIIEQVVRSNSKVKWNLVGQLESLLELGLFSGTATPCDELLRPGRAAVIDMTGIIPELQAMIVARLLTDIFEARKRRLISPGMVVVEEAHNYIPERGTGNAASTNIVRTIAAEGRKFGLGLMIISQRPARVDKNVISQCNTQIIMRVTNPNDLKALSKGLEGMTTDLEEEIKRLPAGVAMLVSNEIERPITVNIRPRKSRHGGVSTEIVSREKAKASSVQPARALEKRSRPQSPESSGNEKPVRSKKSQSSGGLLKKVFGRA
- a CDS encoding dodecin family protein, whose amino-acid sequence is MTGDVYKVIELVGTSTTSWEDAVKTVVDRATKTLRDLRIAEVKELDVRLDNGKIAEYRAKVCLSFKYEGESD